Below is a window of bacterium DNA.
GCGCCCCCGGCGACGAGGACCCGTCCGTCGGCCAGCAACGTCGCCGTGTGCGCGGCCCGCGGCGCGGCGAGCGCGCCCGCGGGGCTGAACGTGCCGCTCGCCGGATCGTACAGCTCGGCCGACGCGAGATAGCCCGCGCCGTTCGAGCCGCCGACGATCAGAACCTTGCCGTTGCGGAGCATCGTCGCCGTGTGCGCGAGACGCGGCGCGGCGAGCGATCCGGTCGCCTTCGACGTCCCCGTCGCCGGATCGTAGAGCTCGGCGGTGGCGAGCGGACCGGAGGCGTCGCGGCCCCCGACGACGAGGACCTTTCCCGTCGGCAACAGCGTCGCCGACTGCCCCGCCCTGGCGCCGACGAGCGAGCCGCCGGAGGTCCAGCCGGGGCTGGCCGAGGCGAGAGGAACGGCGACCAGAAACGACGACAGAACCAACGCGCCGAGGCGATTCCGCACCGGGAGCTCCTCCGCCGAGCGATGCTCGTCTTGGCGTGAGGCGCCCCGCGAAATCGCGCTTCCGAAACGCGGCCCCCTTCTCCGGCGACGACGCCGCCGAGAGAGTGCCTCAAACAGCGCGGCGC
It encodes the following:
- a CDS encoding kelch-like protein, which produces MRNRLGALVLSSFLVAVPLASASPGWTSGGSLVGARAGQSATLLPTGKVLVVGGRDASGPLATAELYDPATGTSKATGSLAAPRLAHTATMLRNGKVLIVGGSNGAGYLASAELYDPASGTFSPAGALAAPRAAHTATLLADGRVLVAGGA